Within Enoplosus armatus isolate fEnoArm2 chromosome 1, fEnoArm2.hap1, whole genome shotgun sequence, the genomic segment TACACATAAAACTCCTGAAACATGTGACACATTCATCTGTCTTTGGTGGGGAGGGGACAAATTTAGCATTATCAAATATCTTACAGAAACAATGGaaatgaggaaatgaggaaagCACTAagcaataataaatatgaaatgacaaatgactaTATCTACTATCTGTGATTGTTATTTAATTCATCCACAATCTTGCCGCCATTCTGAGGACTCATCTGCACCAGCTATCATGTACTACACAGTGAACTTACCAATGTAACACCCTCACTTAATCACCTCCACATGTCTGGCCCTACAGTGACACCAGCCTACTTAAGGGAAACATCATCTATCTACAGCAGTGCCTGCTGCCTGTATACACTTCCATTTACCacactgtttcctctccttttgtATTTGCCTGACAAGTTCTGGTCTACCCAGCCAACAAAACATCCTCACTCGCAAAGAGCACACCACTTAACTTATAAGTACAATTTAGACTTAGACTTGGTTTCACAGTCTAAATCCTCAAGAGCAAAAAGCATAGATTATCCAGGGGAGCAGAAAAAGggcaataaaatataaatcagaaTAGACATACAAATGTTAATATATGGTActccatttttaaaacaaacaaaatatcatATATTCTATACACAATGATTAAATACAGTGTGATCAGTATACATTCCTGTGTATGAAAACCAATTAAAATTTGTAATAAGAACATCAATGTAAACATAATActtctgtaaaacatgtctAACTCAAAACTTCCAGCACCAGCTGTTCAatgcaatataatatataaaaaaaacattctgtatTCACAGATTAAGTACGTATGTCTAAGAAATATCCATAACTGGAGTtaaaagctgagaaaaaaataGTCCATCAAAATATTGGACGACAACTTTGACTGGGTGGCTACTGTTTATGAACTAAGAGGGAAAATCAGTCTGCTGGGACGTTCTGTTTCCACTGAAggcacagagacagatgaacaGCCATGGTATCCAACCTGGGGGCACTTCCTGCTCTTCAAGAGCAGCTGAGGTGACTCTGTTGGTCTTAGGACTTCTGAGCTGAAGTCTCACTCCCTCACAGCAAAGACTCGGAAGGAGCCTCCCTCTGTGTTGCTCTTGCTGCAAACAGAcaatacagaaaacatgttACATTTGGTAACCACTACTACTGTCTACTAAATATGTCAAAGGGGCACTCGAGCGATTTAGTATGTTACGTTCATAAAGTCTGGGGAATTGTGAGCAATAGATTGgagaagaatggtcaaaattgaagcagcagaggacgAGTTATCCTGAATTTGAATCCCTAGTATGGGTATCTTTCATTATACCCTCTGTGCCTCCTAAATGCCCACGTCTTTCAAACTGCACACTTTCTGTTCTCGAATAATGTAGCACTCCCTATGACGAGTTAACTGAACTTCAcgtgtaaaatcggtggagtgcccctttaaatcaaataaatacatatttttgcacaatgtctgtttttgtcataCTTGGCAGTCTGCTTGCTTGGTATTGCCCAAGTTCTCCCAGCAGCcaaatccataaaaaaaaagtacacaatcATGGTGTTCACAACATCCATGGAAATAATATCCACCAAATGGCACGTGGGCAATATGACTCATTGTTGCCGTATTTCTGAGTTTGACCTTCTCCAGCTACCGCATGTTTTAAACTTGATGACTTTGTAATTAGTTCATTAGTAGAGAGACCTTGAAGCTCTGCCACGATCAATAATCACGATATGCCTGTGCGATTGGTATCACATCCCAGATAATTGTCCGTATAGGAAAGCACTGACTAAGTGGCTGACAGCATTTCCATCCGCGAGTAATCAGATAGGCTGTGATTACTTCCCCAGCAACAGAGTCCAGTCCAAACTGCCCACCCTGCCATGATGTTGGCACATGGCACGGACTCTCAGCCATTTATTGACCTCCTATCCCAATGCCCTGAGTGGGGCCTTCCCAGTTCTGCATTAGATTTCATGGTAGTCAGACTTGGATTATTTTGGCCATTCAGCACTTTGCACACTCAATTGAAATGCCTGGGTAAAGTAAGCAAAGATCCCATGTGTGGCCCATCCACACACTAAACCACACTATTACTCTTACAACCCCACACGCCAGCAGAACTGGCCACAAGGGCTTCCTTGCCTAAGCTTAGTCCACTGGAGCCGgccacagacatgagagtgatgtGAGAAACATGGTGTGCATGCAGAGAACCCACTACACGCAGTATTACAGGAGACATAAATCAAGGTAGGGTATAGTGAATGAAAGCACCTTTCTCAGGCATATTTTAGATTCTCTTGTCAAATTTTCTTGTCTAATTTTACTACAAGCTtcgtgttttcatttaaattgtatCTCAAGGTTTTCTATTACCACACTCCCATTGGTCAAATATTAAAGCCTGAGATGAGCAAAGTACTGAAGGTAAATATTATTCCATATCTACACATTATAAAATTCTGTTTTAAATTGACTTTGAttaggttttctttttaaaagcagctttaGAGACTTGCCCATTGTGTGTGATTATGGTGAACATAGTTAAACCCAGAGATTTTGTTTCAGAtctttacagtttacagtacaCTGAACCGTTGTAAGACTTCATCTTAGCTGGGCTCTAGACCTCTCTGATTTGGCTCCCCCAGCAATTTAAATAGGTTTGATGTTATGTCCTTTGAAGGTTGTTTATCCCAGTTAgaaatcaaccaatcagagcttagTAGGCAGGATTAATTAGACCTCTTCTTATGAGTGCAGACTTCATTGACATCTGCCTTCACTCTCCTGTTAGCTTTGTTGCGTGTTATGTGACACCTAATACATCTTTATCATGCTTGTTAGTGCAGTGAGTTTATGTAAATCCCAGCATAATTCTAATCAGCCGgagtaaatgaaaacatctgaggATTTTGGAGGGCCTTTAAATTCCCTCTCTTGTTCCATTTATTGCAAACACCATGTGGCTCATGGTTTGGGAAACTATTATGACATTATTCAGGAATCTAGCCTCCACACCATACGTGCTACCTGGCTCCTCTGAGACTTTAGCAGATTACATGTTGCACTCCTCAACGtgcaacatttgttttcagaatGCAGTGTAGATGTTTTCACAGAATGTGTTTGAGTTGTGCCACAGTGGCCGACTTGTGATGTGCTTGCACATATGTTATTAGTGAAAACAAATGCCCATATTTCCTCAGGCTTTATGCTTAACTGATAGCTTTCATTACAACTAAGGAAATGGCAGCTTGTTGATGGAAGCTGTCGCACACCATGTCTAAACATGAATGGTTGTTCTCATTTTTAGACAAAGCTTCACTTAAATAATCTACAGCTAGACAGATCGGAGCCAAATCTAAAAATATAGATTTCTGGAAGTCAGACAATCTCTAATGTCACTATGGTAACCTACAGCTATTTGATATAGTGCCTGGTCCATCTATCTTTGTGCCTTTTGTTATTGTGTCCTCATCTGGGAAAGataattacaataaaaatagTTGACCACCAAAAATGGAGTCGTACCTCTCAGACTGGATGCCATTTTTCAGTACTCCAACATAGTTCTTTCTCTTGTCCAGTGGCAGAACATCCACAAAACCGCCGTCTGCTTTGATTACCCCTGCATGGATGGCTGCTTTACAAATACTGGAGCTCTGTGAAGACGAAGCGTGGCAAAGAGGagaaagctttgtttttttactagATGAATATCTTTGTAATTCCTTTATCAACAAAAATAGaacaaagtacaaaatatattgtaggaattcacagacacacatcttagcacacacacatactgacacacGCAAGCATTTGTTTCACAGTCTGAGCCAACACAACAGACCATAAGCTCTTATCAACAGTCCGGAGCAGAATCATTCATTTCTAATCCAAACACAGATCACACTGTACATATTTCTAACCAGATGGTTTATGTCTCCTGTTTAACCAACATCCAGCCTCTACACCACTGGAGAAACACATTTGGGTGCCTGAGATTGCAAAACATTCTTGGTCATATGTCctatgagccacactgttgcctTATTCTGTGACTGTTGTAAGACGTAAAAGTTCAAGATCTCTGGGGAACTGTGATCTGTGTCTCGTCATCTAAGGCCACTTTCATCCATGGTAAAACTCCATTACACACAACTGGCAACTCCAAAATTAGCCATAAGAGTGACGTGAACACTTACAAACTGTATGTCTGATAAGTTTATTCTGCAGGGTACTTTACAATGACTACTGAGTGAAGATGTTAACCAGTCTTTGTGAAACCATTTCTTTCTATGTCTCCTGCCTCTGAGACACAGCCACTTACTCTGAGATAATGCTTAAATAAGCCTCTGAGTGGTCAGGCCCCATGCATGGTAATACATCCCTGGCAGTCTCTGGCTTACATCACCATTACTCCCATTCTCCATGAGCCATATTCATACTGTGATTCAATGGCTTTCCGTAGCTACCACGCATCACAAAGCCTGCAAAGTCTCTCTTAACTTAACCAGGCTGCAGCTCCAGGTAtcatttcctttctgtctgAACTAATagcacataaatacatgtaaaacaaatagCACATAACTGGAGGAGCTGCACCTCTGGTGTGACTCATGATCAGTTTGTAAAAGTTCATTCACAACACGCACATACAAAACACTGTGTTACTTACGTCTGTGTAGATGTTGTTTCCAATCACAGGTGACCAATAAGACGGCTGAGTCTTGCAGCTGACTGGACAGAAGACTCTGAGAAACAAATTGACATTCATATGAATTTGCAGCAACAGATAGGGTTCATATTAATGGAAATAAGACTTTACTTTGACAGCTATTATAGCCTATTTAGAATTaaaaatggtttataacacactataatatGGTTGCAACAAGATATAAGgacatattttataatattacaactgtgttttactgttttgttgttcATCTGTTTACATGCCAGCATCCTATAATACTATAAAGCAAAACTATTAATTGGCTAATTATTTCATGATGATAAGATGGTGGATGTGAGAGTGCACCTTGGACAGTGTGAGTAGGGCTTTTTGAAAGGGCAGATTTCAGCCACTGTGGTGTAGCAGTCTCCTGTCACTtctgtcacagagagagaagagaaaaaacactcaATATACGTATTATGTGTTGGCTGTGCATGCAATCACAACTCAAAGCTCTTCTtaaaagcagtgtttcacttACCTTCCACTTTGGCCACCACAAAGGCATTGCTGggtttatatttactgtaaaagacATCATAGTGTTTAGAAATCCATTATTGTGCAAAATGTGAATCATCGAAGCAGGGAAATGTGTATCATAAGTGCTGCATCAGCAAACGTGATTTCAACCTATTTGGTAAAATTAGGCCAAGCACAAATATCTACCTGAAGGACTCAATGCCATTCTTTGTGGCTTTGACAAAGAATGGAAACTTGTCCGTCCTTGTGATGTCGACCAGTCCACCATTGTTGTCAATGACACCGAAATGGATAGCAGCTCGGCAAATACTTGATTGCTGAAACAATAAGAAATGAACACTTATAAATATGCATGAATTTACAGTATGAATTGTTGCATGATGCAAGATATTTGTTTGTCATGTTGGACAGACTCACCACATCATAAAAGAGATTTCCCCAAACTTTCCCTTTCTTACTGAGACAATTAGCAGGACAATTATATCTGCAGAGCCAGAAAATGAGTTGGAGACACCAGTGAGTTGACATTGGAGAGGAAGTGTATGgtaaatatacataaacatccaaaaaaaagaataacctGACCTGCTGCAGGTTGCGCCTCTACATTTATCCCGCAGCCTCGTCTCACACTTAATGTTCTGAGCTGcaagaacaagacaaaaacatctgtaaagaaatgtgcaaaacatGAACGTTTAAGGTTATTTTTGATCATTCCTGTAGCTACCGAGATTGGTGTTGCTGGGAGTCTTTGAAGATGGCGTCCTGGGTGTGGTGGGCTTAGGAGTGGAGGGTTTGGACGCTGGTTTCTTCGGAGCAGATGCTTTAGGTTTGGGGGCAGGTTTGGCGGTAGTACGAGGTGGCAGTGGAACCTGAGGCTTCTCCACCTCATTcatgtcctctgtctctgagCGCTGAGAGTCTACAGACGGACAAACAGATAGGGTTCAGGTTGGCTACATGTTTAATGTTAATATCTACTGAATGAAAACCATGCAGGTTTGCTTACCTTTGTAGCACAGGTTATTCCTACATCCTCCTCCATAGCTGGGAGGGCACTGGGAACAAGGGCGGCCATGCTGGTATGGAGCCTCACCGATCCAGTTGCCCCTGCAGAAGTGAACAGTGGACAACTTGACTAAGGTGGAAATTAATCATCAGTCACTGGGCTCACGGCCTTGTAATTACTTCAGCACTCTTTGTCCATGGTCAACACTCCTAATAGTCATTAGTCCCACAAACTAATAAAAACACTCCTCGTTGTCTCTCAGGCAATTACATCCTGTGGGCTGTCTGGAAAACAAGCGCCCactctgctcttgtttttctttccccgtgcttcattattatttttctattctGACTTCTGGGGGAATTTTAATGGCCCCAGTATGTCATACAAACGTCTCGCACGACTAGCACTACATATCTGCAGTACAGTTATATTGGGAGCACACACTGTAGCATTCGTCAGCACTGTAAGGAGGAAGAATGTAAACAAGAGTCAAGAGGGAAGAGGTGTTGATGAACAGTAAAACGTGAAGGAATGTTGATCTTACTTTGGGGAATAGTTGCACACGAGGTAAACGGCGTTCTCCCATATTTCTCCCCACACATCCATCcttggacacacatgcacagcacagCCCACTCGGCTAGTGGTTGCCCAGACCAGCTGTAAAGAGGGAAATAAGAGAATGGCCAAAGTTAGCACACTATTGAGCTTGTAGCCTAGATTTCCTGCCTCACTTTTCCCACTGCCCCACAGTTCAAGTGGTCATTCCAGAGGAAGCTACTAGATCGGCGGTCACGATTAATGGGGCCACTGGGACTTCCAGAAGTGCCAGGTTTTGTTATTCTGCCCCAGTCAGATGCACGTCCTGTGTGAACCCAGTTTACCCTCTGTGACACAATCATGATCATTTTCATCTCCCAGTTagaagtggggaaaaaatggcAGTTTCTTAATATCTTAGTTCTGAAGAAACAGAAGTCAGCGTAGGCCCAAAACTGTCCAAGGTCAAATAAAACGCCTTATTAAACGGAAAAGTTGCTGCAGTGGTGTTAGAGATGAATGATGTGCCATTTGACAGCAAGTACAACACAGCATGTTCCATAACTCCTCCTCACTTTCCCCCCAAACTCTGAAACATGTGCACTCTCCCTCCTCAGGAATGTTCATCTTTTTTCCTGGTACAGTTAGAGGCCACTGGAAGCAGTGAGTCAGCATTCAGACTGATGTGTGCTGAGTCCTGGTAGTTCAGCTCAATGCGCTCTCTTAACTCCAGAGGGTCCAGCATTTCTCCGTACAGGTAGTTATGGAGTATGACTGCCTGGACTGCAGACACATCAGCACTTCAATCAAATAAAAGACGGAGACAAGGTGATGATGCTCAGTTTTGGcactgtctcctctctgcagcatcTTCAAAAGAATCCAGGTCAAGCAGTGAGGGGTGTCTGGTGTGTCTGGAAATGACTACCAGATGGTGGTGATCAGGTTTCAGCGtgaaggcagagggaggagcCTGGATGTTTCTGTAAACTCATCCCAGCAGCTACAAAGTAAAGTCTAGGGGAAGAGGAGGCCAGCTCACccatttctgtttccttttgattgatttcattttcatatccactcttcatctctttgttgtgtttcttcacTCTCTTCTGTTCCATTACTTGCATCAGGTTTTCTATTTATACTTGTAACATCCACAATCTGCAAGTTACTATGCCCATGCCTGTCATTTAACCCCTCAGTCCCTCCACACCTCTGCccataaatactgtgaaacatCATACAGGGTGCGCACCACGTGTTGTATTCTAATACTGCCCTGCATCATCTGTCAGGTGAAATATGTTCCTTATAACAGATAAAAGAAGGCACATGACCTGATACTTAACAGATGGTATCATACATATAGCAGAAATTACAGTAGATAGGTTCAAAAGGAAGTTAAAAATATTATTCAGCCAAACTTTTCAGCTTCTTGCAACAACTGATCAGATTAAGAGTGATCTTACAATTCAAGTGCTTCATTAAAGGAGTACTGCACTGATTTAGCATCgtagaaccagagatatcgtctttttaacccatgcattcttcttccttgtcaaaaccaaggtgcctacattacccaccCACAGCGAGCTACGGAGATCTGGTaacttctcttctttctttaactCCAAACCCCCAGATagttttcaaacttgtagtcttcagccccaaccaacGCAGACTCAAATGACTTCACTTCACATATGTAGTAGGACTCCCCAAGACTCTCACCTGGGTGTAATGGGTGCACATGGGCCCGGAGCAGCGTTCTGGACACCAGGGATTGCACTCTTGGGGGTAGGGATAGGTGTAG encodes:
- the crispld2 gene encoding cysteine-rich secretory protein LCCL domain-containing 2; the encoded protein is MTCAAMTWLPGLSLSLSLVLLCVRDSASLFLPDSKELRQLLSRYEEEADQDGTRNSAGNRTRRAIRWSDREDILQLHNKLRGGVYPTASNMEHMVWDDELERSATHWSEECQWDHGPQNLLMSIGQNLAVHWGRYRSPAFHVQAWYDEVKDYTYPYPQECNPWCPERCSGPMCTHYTQLVWATTSRVGCAVHVCPRMDVWGEIWENAVYLVCNYSPKGNWIGEAPYQHGRPCSQCPPSYGGGCRNNLCYKDSQRSETEDMNEVEKPQVPLPPRTTAKPAPKPKASAPKKPASKPSTPKPTTPRTPSSKTPSNTNLAQNIKCETRLRDKCRGATCSRYNCPANCLSKKGKVWGNLFYDVQSSICRAAIHFGVIDNNGGLVDITRTDKFPFFVKATKNGIESFSKYKPSNAFVVAKVEEVTGDCYTTVAEICPFKKPYSHCPRVFCPVSCKTQPSYWSPVIGNNIYTDSSSICKAAIHAGVIKADGGFVDVLPLDKRKNYVGVLKNGIQSESKSNTEGGSFRVFAVRE